GGGACGGCCCCGCGGCGCTCGCGATGACCGATGGCCGCTGGGCGGTCGCGGGCATGGACCGCAACGCGCTGCGCCCGCTCCGCTACACGCTGACCGCCGACAACCTGCTCGTCGTCGGCTCGGAAAGCGGGATGGTGCTGCTGCCCGAGGCGAGCATCCGCAAGAAGGGCCGCCTGGGCCCGGGTCAGATGATCGCGGTCGATCTCGACGACGGCACGCTCTACGAAGATCTCGCGATCAAGGACAAGATCGCAGACGCCGCCGACTATGCCTCGCGGGTCAAGGGCTTCCGCACGATGGCCGACCTCCCCAAGGGCGGCAAGTCGAGCCTGCCGACCTTCGAACGCAGCGAATTGCTGCGCCGCCAGGTCGCCGCGGGCCTCACCATGGAAGATATGGAACTGATCCTGTCGCCAATGGTCGAGGATGCGAAGGAAGCGATCGGGTCGATGGGCGACGACACGCCGCTCGCGGTCATCTCCGACAAGCCGCGCCACGTCGCGCAATTCTTCCGCCAGAATTTCAGCCAGGTCACCAACCCGCCGATCGACAGCTTGCGCGAACGGCATGTGATGAGCCTGAAGACGCGCTTTGCCAACCTCGCGAACATCCTCGACGAAAAGGGGCAGAGCGACCACGTTCTCGTGATCGACAGCCCCGTACTCGTCGGCGACGACTGGGATCGCCTGCGCGCCTATTTCGGCGATGCTGTCGCCGACATCGACTGCACTTTCGCTGCGGGTGGCGACGCCTCGACGTTGCGCGAAGCGATTGCGCGCGTTCGCCGCGAGGCCGAAGACGCCGTGCGGGCCGGACGCTCCGAACTCTTCCTCACCGACCAGTCGATCGGCGAAGGCCGCGTCGGGGTCGCGATGGTGCTCGCCGCCGCGGCCGTCCACACGCATCTCGTGCGCAAGGGCCTGCGCAGCTACGCCTCGATCAACGTCCGCTCGGCCGAAGTGCTCGACACGCATGCCTTTGCGGTGCTCGTTGGCGTCGGTGCGACGACCGTCCACGCCTATCTGGCCGAAGCCGCGATCGCCGACCGCTGGGCGCGCGGTCTGTTCGGCGGCGAACTGAGCCTGGACGATTGCCGCCTGCGCTTCCGCAAGGCGATCGACGACGGCCTGCTCAAGATCCTCGCCAAGATGGGGATCGCGGTGATCTCCTCCTATCGCGGCGGCTATAATTTCGAGGCGGTCGGGCTCAGCCGCGCGCTCGTCAACGACCTGTTCCCCGGAATGCCTGCCAAGATTTCCGGCGAAGGCTATCAGTCGCTCTTCATCAACGCGACCGACAAGCATACCGCCGCGTTCGACAGCCGCGTCACCACCCTGCCGATCGGCGGTTTCTATCGTCAGCGCGCGGGCGGCGAAGCACATGCCTATTCGGCGCAACTGATGCACCTGCTGCAGACCGCGGTCGCGACCGACAGCTATTCGACCTATCTGCAATTTGCGCGCGGGGTCGCCGACCTGCCGCCGATCTATCTGCGCGATCTGATGGAGTTCAACTATCCGGCGCAGGGCGTCCTGCTCGACAGCGTCGAGGCGATCACCGAAATCCGCAAGCGCTTCGTCACCCCGGGCATGTCCCTCGGTGCGCTGTCGCCCGAGGCGCATGAGACGCTGGCGATCGCAATGAACCGCATCGGCGCGAAAGCGGTGTCGGGCGAAGGCGGCGAAGCCAGCGAACGCTATCGCCCCTATGCCAATGGCGACAACGCCAACAGCAACATCAAACAGATCGCCAGCGGCCGTTTCGGCGTCACCGCCGAATATCTCGGCGCGTGCGACGAGATCGAAATCAAGGTCGCGCAGGGAGCCAAGCCCGGCGAAGGCGGCCAGCTTCCGGGCTTCAAGGTGACCGAATTCATCGCGCGTCTGCGCCATGCGACGCCCGGCGTGACGCTCATCTCGCCGCCGCCGCATCACGACATCTATTCGATCGAGGATCTGGCGCAGCTCATCTATGACCTGAAGCAGATCAACCCGAAGGCGCGCGTCTGCGTGAAGCTCGTCAGTTCGGCGGGCATCGGCACCGTTGCGGCGGGCGTCGCCAAGGCGCACGCCGACGTCATCCTTGTCGCGGGCAACACCGGCGGCACTGGCGCGAGCCCCCAGACCAGCGTCAAATATGCCGGGACGCCGTGGGAAATGGGGCTTTCCGAAGTCAATCAGGTGCTGACGCTCAACGGCCTGCGCCATCGCATCCGCCTGCGCACCGACGGCGGCCTCAAGACCGGGCGCGACATCGTGATCGCCGCCATCTTGGGCGCCGAGGAATATGGCATCGGGACGCTCAGCCTCGTCGCGATGGGCTGCATCATGGTGCGCCAGTGCCACTCGAACACCTGCCCCGTCGGCGTCTGTACGCAGGATGAAAAGCTGCGCCAGAAGTTCACCGGCAGCCCCGAGAAGGTCATCAACCTGATGACCTTCATCGCCGAGGAAGTGCGCGAAATCCTCGCCAAGCTCGGCTGCCGCAGCCTCGACGAAGTGATCGGCCGCACCGAATTGCTGCGTCAGGTCAGCCGCGGCGCCGAACATCTCGACGACCTGGACCTCAACCCGATCCTTGCGAAGGTCGATGCACCCGACGATCAGCGTCGCTCGCAGGGGCCGAGCTTCCGCAACCCGGTGCCCGACAGCCTCGACGCGCAGATCCTCAATGACGCGAAGCCCTTGTTTGAACGCGGCGAGCGCATGCAGCTCACGTACAATGTCCGCAACACGCACCGCGCCGTCGGTACGCGCCTCTCGGCCGAAGTCACTGCGCGCTTTGGCATGAAAGGCCTCGCCGACGACCATGTGCAGGTCCGTCTGCGCGGGACCGCGGGCCAGTCGCTCGGCGCCTTCCTGTGTCAGGGCATCACGCTCGAGGTATTCGGCGACGCCAACGACTATGTCGGCAAGGGCCTGTCAGGCGGCCGCATCGTCGTGCGCCCGACCGTCTCCAGCCCGCTGGTCAGCCAGCACAACAGCATCATCGGCAACACCGTCCTTTACGGCGCGACCGCGGGCACATTGCTCGCGGCGGGTCAGGCGGGCGAGCGTTTCGCGGTCCGCAACTCGGGCGCACGCGTCGTCGTCGAGGGCTGCGGCGCGAACGGCTGCGAATATATGACCGGCGGCACCGCGGTGATCCTGGGCCCCGTCGGCTCGAATTTCGGTGCCGGCATGACCGGCGGCATGGCGTTCATCCTCGACACCGACGATCAGTTCGAGGGCCACGCCAACGGCGAATCGATCGTCTGGCAGCGGCTGGCGAGCAGCCACTGGGAAAATACTCTCAAGGAGCTGGTCGAGGAACATGCCAAGGCGACGGGAAGCAAATGGTCGGCCGAAGTGCTGGCCGATTGGGACCGCTGGCGCGAGCGCTTCTGGCAGGTGTGCCCGAAGGAAATGCTCAGCCGTCTCGCACATCCCCTCAGCGATGCTGAAGCCGAAGTGGTCGCAGCCGAGTAATGTACGTCGCCCCCGCGAAGGCGGGGGCCGCTATCGGCCTTGCGCTACCTTTCCGGCCGCCCCCGCCTTCGCGAGGGCGGCGGCTAGTCGCGTCATCGTATCAGCCTGCCGCAATCATCGAACGCGTTCACCGCAGCGAAAGCGTCCTTCCTTTAACAAAGCCACTTTGCTGACCCCCTCGTCCCTCGAAAGGATCGAGCCATGACCCGCCTCGCCCTCATAGCCCTCCCCCTGCTCGCGCTCGCCGCGCCGCTGCCTGCTGCTGCGAACGACATGCGGGGCGCTGTTGCGACGCTCAACGATCCGGTCGCGCAGGACCGCATGGCCGATACGATCACGGCCATGGTGGGCGCTCTGATGCAGATGCAGGTCGGCCCGCTCGCCAAGGCGGTGGCGCAGATCGATCCCGAATCCGACGCCGCCTATATCCCGCCCGATGCCACGCTTGGCGAAGTGACCGGCCGCGATCCCGAATATGCCGAGCGCATGGGCGCCGACGTCCGCGCGAGCACGCGCATGGCAGGCCACGCCGCGTCGGCGCTCGCGGCCTATGCCCCGGTCCTCAAGGACATGGCGCGCGACCTTGCCGCGCAGTGGGAAAGAGAGCGCGAGGCATCGCGCCGCTAGCGTGTGATGACATCGAATGGACTCGTCATTGCGAGCGACGAAGCCGCGCGGCAATCCAGGACGTGCGCAAACCGCTCTGGATTGGTTGACCTTCGGTCGCCTGCGGCCCGCTCCGCTCGCAATGACGGAGTGGGTCAATACAAAGTCATCAGACTCTAACCTCCCCATCTTGGCCACCCCGGCGCAGGCCGGAATGACGACTAAACTGGTGACATGTTCCCATAGCCGTTGCGCGCGGCGCCTTGCTGCCGCTATGCCGGGGGTATGTGGCAACTCTATCAATTCCCGCTCTGTCCCTTTTCGCGCAAGGTTCGCCTTTTGCTGGGCGAAAAGGGCATTGGATATGAATTGGTGCGCGAATCGCCGTGGGAACGCCGCGACGAATTCATCGACCTGAACCCCGCCGGGCGCACTCCGGTAATGGTCGATCAGTCGCGCGGTCAGGTGCTGATGGACAGCATGGCGATCGCCGAATATTTCGAGGAAACGGTCGAGGGCAAGGCGATGATCAACGGCACGGCGGCAAACCGCGCCGAGATCCGCCGGCTGACGTCATGGTTCGATCATGACTTCTATTATGAAGTCACCGGCCCACTACTCTTCGAACGGATGCAGAAGCGTATCGTCCACCGCCAGCCGCCCGATGGCGGCGCGCTGCGCGAGGCGATGAAGGCCGCGAACAACCATCTCGACTATGTCGATTATCTGATCGATCACCGCACCTGGCTCGCAGGCGCGACGATGAGCTTGGCCGACCTGACCGCCGCCGCACATATCTCGGTCGCCGACTATCTGGGCGGGATCGACTGGACCGGGCATGAGCAGACTAAGGGCTGGTATTCGGGCCTGAAATCGCGGCCGAGCTTCCGCCCATTGCTCGCCGAACGGATGGAGATTGTGACGCCGCCGAAATATTATGAGGATGTGGATTTTTGACGCCGCGCTGAATGCCAAGCGTTCCGAAACATCGACATGAAGAAAGCTGGAGACCTGTGATGATAGGGGCATGGATCGCGATCATCATTGGTGTCGCCACCGCTTTGATCCTCGCATTTTACAGCGTATTTTCTTCAACCAAGGATCCCGAGGCCTGACGGGAACGCGTTCAGCAGTTCTTGTATTTCCAGTTCCGGTCCTTGCCTTCAGCCACCTGCGCAACGATTGTTTCGATCCGCTTGGCCCGCGTTTCCTCGCGCTTCGCCTCGATCACCCATTCGATATAGTCGCGCCGCTTGCCGGGCGAAAAGGCGTCCCAATGACCTTGCGCAGCGGCATTGACCTTCAGCGCCGCTCCCAGGTCGGCGGGCAGATCGAGCGCCGCCTTGGGCTTTGGTGCCGCGCGCTTGGGCCTGCCCTCGGCACACAGCGCAGCCGCCTTTCCTATATAATCCGCCATCTGCTTGTCGGATGGCAGGTCGGCGAGCGACGCCAACCGTCCCATGCTCCCCATCGCGCCGGTATCGCGCGGCGATCCAGTCACCTCCTCGTCGCGCCAGAAGCCAAAGGTCGCATGCTCCTTGAACGCCGCCATTCCTGCAAGATTCTGTCCGCCCAGCACGAAATGCGGCACGCCCCATTTCAGCGTCTCTTCGGCGTCCGGCGCATATTTGTGCACCAGTTCGCGCAAATGGGTCAGGATCGGCTGCGCAAAGGGCTGCGCCTTCGCGATATAGTCGTCGACGCGGGGGTCGCGGGTCAGCCCGGCCACCTTGCTGCAACCAGATAGTTGAGCGCCTCGCTGCCGCCGAGTTTGAAGCCTTTTGCCGCCGACGGCGACAGGCCGGTACGGTCGATAACTTCCAGCCCCGCGCCTTCGAGCAATTTCGTCAATTCCTCGGGCTTCAGAAACTGGTCCCAATCGTGCGTGCCGCGCGGCACCGCGCCGACACGCTCGGCCGCCTCGACGAGGAGCAGCTTCGACAACATCGTCCGGTTCGGGGTCGACAGGATCATCAGCCCACCGGGCGCAAGCCGCGCCGCCAGTTCACCGATGAAGGCCGCGGGATCGGTCACATGCTCGACAACCTCCATCGAGGTCACGAGATCGAAGGTCGCGGGCGGCAGCGCGGCCAGTTCACCGGCAAAATAGGTGATCGGCAGCCCCTGCCCAGCCGCATGATCGCGGGCGGCGGCAATATTTTCCGGCGCCGCATCGACGCCGGTAACCGTGGCGCCCATCCGTGCTAGCGGCTCGGCGAGCAGCCCGGCGCCGCAGCCGACATCGATCGCGCTCCGTCCTGCCAGCGCATGGCGCTCGCGCGCATCGACGTGCCAATGCGCGTCAATCTGTTCGCGGATATAGGCAAGGCGAACCGGATTGAGCTTATGCAGCATTGCCGAAGAACCGTGCGGATCCCACCAGTCGGCGGCAAGCGCACCAAAATGGGCGGCTTCATTCGGATTGATCGTCGCGGCGCTCATAAGGGTGCGATGTGGCACTCCGCCATCATCGGCGCAAGAAATTCTATCGTGCGCATAGGTTCTCACGCTTGCCATCGCCCTCCCCCTTCCGTAACGACGCGGGCGCCGCGGAAATGCTCGGAAAAGTTGCGGCGGAAACCAGATCAGGAAAGCGGGGCGAGATGGCGCGGATCGTGATGAAATTCGGGGGCACGTCGATGGCGGGCACCGAGCGGATTCGCACCGTGGCGAAACTCGTCGCGCGCGAAGTCGCCAATGGCAACGAAGTCGCCGTCGTCGTTTCCGCCATGGCGGGCGAGACCGACCGGCTCGTCAATTTCTGCCGCGAAGCCAATCCGCGCTATGACCCCGCCGAATATGACGTCGTCGTCGCGGCGGGCGAACAGATCACTTCGGGCCTGCTGGCGCTGACGCTGCAGGCGATGGGCACGCCCGCGCGCAGCTGGCTCGGTTGGCAGCTCCCGATCCGCACCGAAGAGGCGCATGCCCGCGCGCGCATCGCCGACATCGACACCGGCGCGCTCGCCGCCGCGATGGCAAAGGGCGAAGTCGCCGTGATCCCCGGCTTCCAGGGCATGATGGACGACGGCCGCGTCTCGACGCTTGGCCGCGGCGGTTCGGATACCAGCGCGGTCGCGGTCGCGGCAGCGCTGAAGGCCGATCGCTGCGACATCTATACCGACGTCGACGGCGTCTACACCACCGACCCACGCATCGTCGCGCGTGCGCGCAAGCTCGACTATGTCACCTATGAGGAAATGCTCGAACTCGCGAGTGTCGGCGCCAAGGTGCTCCAGACCCGTTCGGTCGGGCTCGCGATGAAGGAGGGCGTGCGCGTGCAGGTGCTCTCGAGCTTCGTCGAGGGCGACGAGGCTCCGAAAAAAGGCACGATGATCGTCAGCGACGAGGAAATAGAGGAACATCAGATGGAACGGCAGCTGATCACCGGCATCGCCCACGACAAGAATGAAGCGAAGATCATCGTTACCCGCGTGCCCGACAAGCCGGGCGCGGTCGCGAACATCTTCGGCCCGCTCGCCGCGGCCGGGATCAACGTCGACATGATCATCCAGAATGTCGGCCGCGAAAAGGGTGAGACCGACGTGACCTTTACCGTTCCGGCCACCGACCTGCTCCGCTCGATCGACCTGCTGGAAGCCGCGAAGGAAAAGATCGGCTTCAACCGCATCATCAGCGATGACAAGGTCGCAAAGATCAGCGTCGTCGGCGTCGGCATGAAGAGCCACGCAGGCGTCGCGAGCACGATGTTCCGCGCGCTCGCCGATCGCGGCATCAACATCCAGGCGATCTCGACCAGCGAGATCAAGGTCAGCGTGCTGATCGACGAGGATGAAACCGAACTCGCGGTGCGTGTGCTGCACACCGCCTATGGGCTGGACGCCGACTAGGCTTTATTCGGCCGCGAGCGGCTGCAGTTCGCCGCCCGCGCGGCGGCGCAGCCGTGCCTGCCCGATGAAGTGCACGACCGCGACGTGGACCGCGAAAAGGCCGAATTTCGACGCCAGCGGGAAAATCCCGATAAACAGCGGCCACCATGCGGTAAAGAACAGCGCGACGACGAGGTTCAGCCCCGCGCTCGCGAACATCAGCGCCGCCCAGAGCATCCCGAACCGGTCCATGACATCGCCGACGAGTT
This sequence is a window from Sphingopyxis sp. USTB-05. Protein-coding genes within it:
- the ubiG gene encoding bifunctional 2-polyprenyl-6-hydroxyphenol methylase/3-demethylubiquinol 3-O-methyltransferase UbiG; translation: MSAATINPNEAAHFGALAADWWDPHGSSAMLHKLNPVRLAYIREQIDAHWHVDARERHALAGRSAIDVGCGAGLLAEPLARMGATVTGVDAAPENIAAARDHAAGQGLPITYFAGELAALPPATFDLVTSMEVVEHVTDPAAFIGELAARLAPGGLMILSTPNRTMLSKLLLVEAAERVGAVPRGTHDWDQFLKPEELTKLLEGAGLEVIDRTGLSPSAAKGFKLGGSEALNYLVAARWPG
- the gltB gene encoding glutamate synthase large subunit codes for the protein MMTHYPTPDHARLEAEGMYRPDMESDACGVGMVAATDGKPSRRVVEAAIEALRAVWHRGAVDADGKTGDGAGIHVDLPVRFFDDAIAASGHKVRPNRLAVGMVFLPRTDLGAQEECRTIVEAEIIDAGFTIYGWRQVPVDVSVIGDKAQRTRPEIEQIMIAGPLPDEQSIAEFEKQLYLVRRRIEKKVIAAQIADFYICSLSARSIIYKGLFLAESLADFYPDLTNKLFESRVAIFHQRYSTNTFPQWWLAQPFRCLAHNGEINTIRGNKNWMKSHEIKMASLAFGEHSEDIKPVIPAGASDTAALDAVFEALCRAGRDAPTAKLILVPEAWTTECDVPDNHRAMYSYLASVMEPWDGPAALAMTDGRWAVAGMDRNALRPLRYTLTADNLLVVGSESGMVLLPEASIRKKGRLGPGQMIAVDLDDGTLYEDLAIKDKIADAADYASRVKGFRTMADLPKGGKSSLPTFERSELLRRQVAAGLTMEDMELILSPMVEDAKEAIGSMGDDTPLAVISDKPRHVAQFFRQNFSQVTNPPIDSLRERHVMSLKTRFANLANILDEKGQSDHVLVIDSPVLVGDDWDRLRAYFGDAVADIDCTFAAGGDASTLREAIARVRREAEDAVRAGRSELFLTDQSIGEGRVGVAMVLAAAAVHTHLVRKGLRSYASINVRSAEVLDTHAFAVLVGVGATTVHAYLAEAAIADRWARGLFGGELSLDDCRLRFRKAIDDGLLKILAKMGIAVISSYRGGYNFEAVGLSRALVNDLFPGMPAKISGEGYQSLFINATDKHTAAFDSRVTTLPIGGFYRQRAGGEAHAYSAQLMHLLQTAVATDSYSTYLQFARGVADLPPIYLRDLMEFNYPAQGVLLDSVEAITEIRKRFVTPGMSLGALSPEAHETLAIAMNRIGAKAVSGEGGEASERYRPYANGDNANSNIKQIASGRFGVTAEYLGACDEIEIKVAQGAKPGEGGQLPGFKVTEFIARLRHATPGVTLISPPPHHDIYSIEDLAQLIYDLKQINPKARVCVKLVSSAGIGTVAAGVAKAHADVILVAGNTGGTGASPQTSVKYAGTPWEMGLSEVNQVLTLNGLRHRIRLRTDGGLKTGRDIVIAAILGAEEYGIGTLSLVAMGCIMVRQCHSNTCPVGVCTQDEKLRQKFTGSPEKVINLMTFIAEEVREILAKLGCRSLDEVIGRTELLRQVSRGAEHLDDLDLNPILAKVDAPDDQRRSQGPSFRNPVPDSLDAQILNDAKPLFERGERMQLTYNVRNTHRAVGTRLSAEVTARFGMKGLADDHVQVRLRGTAGQSLGAFLCQGITLEVFGDANDYVGKGLSGGRIVVRPTVSSPLVSQHNSIIGNTVLYGATAGTLLAAGQAGERFAVRNSGARVVVEGCGANGCEYMTGGTAVILGPVGSNFGAGMTGGMAFILDTDDQFEGHANGESIVWQRLASSHWENTLKELVEEHAKATGSKWSAEVLADWDRWRERFWQVCPKEMLSRLAHPLSDAEAEVVAAE
- a CDS encoding glutathione S-transferase family protein; this encodes MWQLYQFPLCPFSRKVRLLLGEKGIGYELVRESPWERRDEFIDLNPAGRTPVMVDQSRGQVLMDSMAIAEYFEETVEGKAMINGTAANRAEIRRLTSWFDHDFYYEVTGPLLFERMQKRIVHRQPPDGGALREAMKAANNHLDYVDYLIDHRTWLAGATMSLADLTAAAHISVADYLGGIDWTGHEQTKGWYSGLKSRPSFRPLLAERMEIVTPPKYYEDVDF
- a CDS encoding aspartate kinase, whose translation is MARIVMKFGGTSMAGTERIRTVAKLVAREVANGNEVAVVVSAMAGETDRLVNFCREANPRYDPAEYDVVVAAGEQITSGLLALTLQAMGTPARSWLGWQLPIRTEEAHARARIADIDTGALAAAMAKGEVAVIPGFQGMMDDGRVSTLGRGGSDTSAVAVAAALKADRCDIYTDVDGVYTTDPRIVARARKLDYVTYEEMLELASVGAKVLQTRSVGLAMKEGVRVQVLSSFVEGDEAPKKGTMIVSDEEIEEHQMERQLITGIAHDKNEAKIIVTRVPDKPGAVANIFGPLAAAGINVDMIIQNVGREKGETDVTFTVPATDLLRSIDLLEAAKEKIGFNRIISDDKVAKISVVGVGMKSHAGVASTMFRALADRGINIQAISTSEIKVSVLIDEDETELAVRVLHTAYGLDAD
- a CDS encoding YdeI family protein, which produces MAGLTRDPRVDDYIAKAQPFAQPILTHLRELVHKYAPDAEETLKWGVPHFVLGGQNLAGMAAFKEHATFGFWRDEEVTGSPRDTGAMGSMGRLASLADLPSDKQMADYIGKAAALCAEGRPKRAAPKPKAALDLPADLGAALKVNAAAQGHWDAFSPGKRRDYIEWVIEAKREETRAKRIETIVAQVAEGKDRNWKYKNC